The following coding sequences are from one Aeromicrobium duanguangcaii window:
- a CDS encoding prealbumin-like fold domain-containing protein — protein sequence MANRGIWTSRTGRIVASAAALLLIGVLGAASTAAVPRVVAADVPPATGNNAVINVKVGADRVGTNGVSNLAGVTLRLYNGTTAPTTPVTDAWATCVSDADGDCSFVVPNTQTSAINTCTGITSGANCDRRFWVVQVGAPEGFSVNSSFRTGNGDGTGSQTTAYEFRTGSTLRAGNTYSSTSDFMIATGNSNRSASGGVWQQSRINPAPAQSCGLDVAVVQDLSGSVTSAQLEDLKAATDTFADSLVGTPSRLALFSFSNVSPASGATQNYPGLTSVATQQGADAFKARYQSWTSGGGTNWDRGLAAAAEAAPNYDLVVVITDGNPTFYSQPQQGPGNFSRIREMENGVFSANALKAQDTRVLAVGVGAGVSNPATAQNLRAISGPTAYDGSNADTADYFQVANYDAVGAALRQLALGDCEDTLSVIKQIVGPDGDITNATPGGAGWTFDAATTTPGVTLPTTSATTDATSGVNFPITFGGGVTTGAITVNETEQEGESLFPVDGFNGVCRNLATDEAIPVTNSGATGFTVDVPSSAPVSCIVYNQAVAPASITVDKEWVINGAAPVPDGNQPGGLTAQLTLTGPDGAPASDQDWGVTRPGYSQGDTVTVDEDVVIAESTIDPDLCTISEPAIVEVNGAEVAPIPIPDGSDRTLTAGANTLTIRNTVDCESRLTLAKNVVGTEPPTSWNLSALPAPDEPAGQLPGPSGTAGSEAVTDQVVTALVPYQLAEAGGPPTYVQNDVRSTDTYPLSTGSWACIRIDADGEQVAGFGDGLNGAVTVPFGERVQCTATNQTGRLRLIKEVVNDGSGTAEPGDFTLSATPGDDPPVEGLETYSGPGSTDGTTYEVRPGHPYELSETGVPGYTLVAVNCESDGESSDLRTVTVGAGETVVCTFVNDDDPAQLTLRKQVETGTTGATDAPADWTLTATPDEITGQDPVSGNGENGVTDEAVISGTYDLSEDGPAGYDAGDWTCEGDGGTLEGTSLTLANGADVTCTITNTAQQPTLTLVKDVVNNAGGTAEPTDWTLSADGPTPLSGTTGTDAVTGRAVEVGSYALSESGGPAGYGASDWVCISPDGPVPVVDGSVSVGLGQDLTCTITNDDAPAELTLVKEVVNDNGGTAEATEWTLTADGPTSISGATGSEAVTGATVEAGTYDLSEAGPGGYTASDWTCTGATLEGTTVTVANGADATCTITNDDQPATLTLVKEVVNDNGGTAVPTDWTLTAEGPTLISGTTGSEAVTGATVDAGAYDLTEAGLQGGYVPGDWSCTGATLEGITVAVPNGADVTCTITNDDRPATLTLVKEVVNDNGGTAEPTEWTLSADGPTPISGATGSETVTGAAVDAGAYDLSEADGPAGYTALDWTCTGATLEGTTVTVANGADVSCTITNDDQPATLTLVKEVVNDNGGTVEADAWTLTAEGPTLITGTTGSEAVTGASVDAGAYDLTEAGGPAGYLPSGWSCRGGDLEGITVTVPNGADVTCTITNDDQPGKLTLVKEVVNDNGGTAEATDWTLSADGPTPITGRTGEDAVTAVEVDAGESDLSEADGPDGYDASDWACPGATVAGTTVTVANGADVTCTITNDDRPTTLTLVKEVINDNGGTAEATEWTLSAVGPTPIEGATGSEAVTGATVSPGDYDLSEVNGPSGYTASDWTCRTPLTEVPLADGSVSVSVSLGQDVTCTITNDDQAATLTLLKEVVNDNGGTAEATEWTLSAEGPTTITGATGTEAVTRASVDAGAYDLSEADGPAGYDAGAWTCEWAGETSQGSSLILANGETATCTITNNDQPASLTLIKEVVNDDGGTASPGDWTLSADGPTPISGATGTEAVTDATVDAGAYDLTEADGPTGYDAGDWVCTGVRSPEGPLLTVPNGANITCTITNDDRATPTPPTPTPPTPPGPISPDGDTNPAGPWYGNLPSAGGPAGWITAVALLLLAAGAYLIARRRSEDEGPGN from the coding sequence TCGAACCTGGCCGGCGTGACCCTGCGGCTCTACAACGGGACCACGGCCCCCACGACCCCCGTCACCGACGCGTGGGCGACCTGCGTATCGGACGCGGACGGCGACTGCAGCTTCGTCGTCCCGAACACCCAGACGAGCGCCATCAACACGTGTACCGGCATCACCTCCGGAGCCAACTGCGATCGCCGTTTCTGGGTGGTGCAGGTCGGCGCGCCGGAGGGATTCTCGGTCAACTCCTCGTTCCGGACGGGCAACGGCGACGGGACGGGCTCGCAGACCACGGCGTACGAGTTCCGGACCGGGTCGACGCTCCGTGCCGGGAACACCTACAGCTCGACGTCGGACTTCATGATCGCGACGGGCAACTCGAACCGTAGCGCCTCCGGCGGAGTGTGGCAGCAGTCCCGGATCAATCCGGCCCCGGCCCAGAGCTGTGGCCTCGACGTGGCGGTCGTCCAGGACCTGTCGGGCTCGGTGACGTCGGCGCAACTCGAGGACCTCAAGGCGGCGACGGACACCTTCGCCGACTCTCTCGTCGGCACGCCGTCGCGGCTGGCTCTGTTCTCGTTCTCCAACGTGTCGCCGGCCTCCGGGGCGACGCAGAACTACCCCGGACTCACCTCGGTCGCCACGCAGCAGGGCGCGGACGCGTTCAAGGCGCGCTACCAGTCCTGGACCTCCGGCGGCGGAACGAACTGGGACCGAGGGCTCGCAGCTGCGGCAGAGGCCGCCCCCAACTATGACCTCGTGGTCGTGATCACCGACGGTAACCCGACCTTCTACTCGCAGCCCCAGCAAGGGCCGGGCAACTTCAGCCGGATCCGCGAGATGGAGAACGGCGTCTTCTCCGCCAACGCACTGAAGGCCCAGGACACGCGCGTCCTGGCGGTCGGCGTCGGCGCCGGCGTGAGCAACCCCGCCACCGCACAGAACCTTCGAGCGATCTCCGGTCCGACGGCGTACGACGGCAGCAACGCCGATACGGCCGACTATTTCCAGGTCGCGAACTACGACGCCGTCGGAGCCGCGCTTCGCCAGCTCGCCCTCGGCGACTGCGAGGACACGCTGTCGGTGATCAAACAGATCGTCGGTCCGGACGGCGACATCACGAACGCGACGCCGGGCGGAGCAGGATGGACGTTCGACGCCGCGACCACCACGCCGGGCGTGACCCTGCCGACCACCAGCGCCACGACCGATGCCACCAGCGGCGTCAACTTCCCGATCACCTTCGGCGGTGGCGTGACCACGGGTGCGATCACGGTGAACGAGACCGAGCAGGAGGGCGAGTCGCTGTTCCCCGTCGACGGGTTCAACGGCGTCTGTCGCAACCTCGCCACCGATGAGGCCATCCCGGTCACGAACTCGGGCGCGACCGGTTTCACCGTCGATGTGCCGAGCTCTGCCCCCGTGAGCTGCATCGTCTACAACCAGGCCGTCGCGCCCGCCTCGATCACCGTCGACAAGGAATGGGTCATCAACGGTGCTGCCCCCGTCCCGGACGGCAACCAGCCCGGCGGACTCACCGCTCAACTGACCCTGACCGGCCCCGACGGCGCGCCTGCCTCCGACCAGGACTGGGGTGTCACACGCCCCGGCTACAGCCAGGGTGACACCGTCACCGTGGACGAGGACGTCGTCATCGCAGAGTCGACCATCGACCCCGACCTGTGCACGATCAGCGAGCCCGCGATCGTCGAGGTCAACGGTGCCGAGGTCGCGCCGATCCCGATCCCGGACGGGTCCGACCGGACACTGACGGCTGGTGCCAACACCTTGACCATCCGCAACACCGTCGACTGCGAGTCCCGGCTGACACTCGCCAAGAACGTGGTCGGGACCGAGCCCCCGACGTCGTGGAACCTCTCGGCACTGCCTGCGCCGGACGAACCGGCCGGCCAACTGCCCGGCCCGAGCGGCACGGCGGGGAGCGAGGCCGTCACTGATCAGGTCGTCACGGCACTGGTTCCGTACCAGCTGGCCGAGGCAGGGGGACCCCCGACGTACGTCCAGAACGACGTCCGGTCCACCGACACCTATCCGTTGTCGACGGGCTCCTGGGCGTGCATCCGCATCGATGCCGACGGCGAGCAGGTCGCGGGCTTCGGCGACGGCCTCAACGGCGCCGTCACCGTGCCGTTCGGTGAGCGGGTGCAGTGCACCGCCACGAACCAGACCGGCCGCCTCCGGCTCATCAAGGAGGTCGTGAACGACGGCAGCGGGACCGCCGAGCCCGGCGACTTCACGCTGAGCGCGACTCCCGGCGACGACCCGCCGGTCGAAGGTCTCGAGACCTATTCGGGGCCCGGGAGCACCGACGGCACGACGTACGAGGTGCGACCCGGCCACCCGTACGAGTTGAGTGAGACCGGGGTCCCCGGATACACGTTGGTCGCGGTGAACTGCGAATCCGATGGCGAGTCCAGCGACCTGCGGACCGTGACGGTCGGTGCCGGGGAGACGGTGGTGTGCACCTTCGTGAACGACGACGATCCGGCCCAACTGACGTTGCGCAAGCAGGTGGAGACCGGAACGACCGGTGCCACCGACGCGCCCGCGGACTGGACCCTGACCGCGACACCGGACGAGATCACCGGCCAGGACCCGGTCAGCGGCAACGGTGAGAACGGCGTGACCGACGAGGCCGTGATCTCGGGAACCTACGACCTGAGCGAGGACGGACCGGCCGGCTACGACGCAGGAGACTGGACCTGCGAAGGGGACGGGGGGACGCTGGAGGGGACGTCGCTGACGTTGGCCAATGGCGCCGACGTCACGTGCACGATCACGAACACGGCACAGCAGCCCACCTTGACGTTGGTGAAGGACGTGGTGAACAACGCTGGCGGGACTGCGGAGCCGACCGACTGGACGCTGTCCGCTGACGGTCCGACGCCACTCAGCGGTACGACCGGCACCGACGCGGTGACCGGCCGTGCCGTCGAGGTCGGGTCGTACGCTCTGTCCGAGTCGGGCGGGCCCGCGGGTTACGGGGCTTCGGACTGGGTCTGTATCAGTCCAGATGGTCCTGTCCCGGTCGTGGACGGTTCGGTGTCGGTGGGTCTGGGCCAGGACCTGACGTGCACGATCACCAATGACGATGCACCGGCGGAGTTGACGTTGGTCAAGGAAGTCGTGAACGACAACGGCGGCACGGCCGAGGCGACGGAGTGGACGCTGACTGCTGACGGTCCCACGTCGATCAGCGGCGCCACAGGTTCCGAGGCCGTGACCGGCGCGACCGTGGAGGCCGGAACGTACGACCTGTCGGAGGCCGGGCCCGGCGGTTACACCGCCTCGGACTGGACCTGCACGGGCGCCACCCTCGAGGGCACGACCGTCACGGTCGCCAACGGCGCGGACGCGACCTGCACGATCACCAACGACGACCAGCCCGCCACCCTCACCCTGGTCAAGGAGGTCGTCAACGACAACGGCGGCACGGCCGTGCCGACCGACTGGACCCTGACCGCCGAGGGGCCGACGCTCATCAGCGGCACGACCGGTTCCGAGGCGGTGACCGGCGCGACGGTCGACGCCGGAGCGTACGACCTCACCGAGGCCGGCCTTCAGGGCGGGTACGTCCCCGGCGACTGGAGCTGTACCGGCGCGACGCTCGAAGGCATCACCGTGGCGGTCCCGAACGGGGCTGACGTGACCTGCACGATCACCAACGACGACCGGCCCGCCACCCTCACCCTGGTCAAGGAGGTCGTGAACGACAACGGCGGCACGGCCGAGCCGACCGAGTGGACGCTGTCTGCTGATGGCCCGACGCCGATCAGTGGTGCGACCGGTTCCGAGACGGTGACCGGCGCGGCGGTCGACGCTGGAGCGTACGACCTGTCGGAGGCCGACGGACCGGCCGGCTACACCGCCTTGGACTGGACCTGCACGGGCGCGACCCTCGAGGGCACGACCGTCACGGTCGCGAACGGTGCCGACGTGAGCTGCACGATCACCAACGATGACCAGCCCGCCACGCTCACGCTGGTCAAGGAGGTCGTCAACGACAACGGCGGCACGGTCGAGGCGGACGCCTGGACGCTGACCGCCGAGGGGCCGACGCTCATCACCGGCACGACCGGTTCCGAGGCGGTGACCGGCGCGTCGGTGGACGCCGGAGCGTACGACCTCACCGAGGCCGGCGGTCCGGCCGGCTACCTCCCCAGTGGCTGGAGCTGTAGGGGCGGAGACCTCGAGGGCATCACCGTCACGGTCCCGAACGGTGCTGACGTGACCTGCACGATCACCAATGACGACCAGCCCGGCAAGCTCACGCTGGTCAAGGAGGTCGTCAACGACAACGGCGGCACGGCCGAGGCGACCGACTGGACGCTGTCTGCTGATGGTCCGACGCCGATCACTGGCAGGACCGGCGAGGACGCCGTGACCGCCGTGGAGGTCGACGCTGGAGAGTCCGACTTGTCGGAGGCCGACGGTCCGGACGGCTACGACGCCTCGGACTGGGCCTGCCCGGGCGCGACGGTCGCGGGGACGACCGTCACGGTCGCCAACGGTGCTGACGTGACCTGCACGATCACCAACGACGACCGACCCACCACCCTCACCCTGGTCAAGGAGGTCATCAACGACAACGGCGGCACGGCCGAGGCAACGGAGTGGACGCTGTCCGCCGTCGGTCCCACGCCGATTGAGGGCGCCACGGGTTCCGAGGCCGTGACCGGCGCAACAGTGAGCCCCGGAGACTACGACCTGTCCGAGGTGAACGGGCCGTCCGGCTACACCGCCTCGGACTGGACCTGCCGCACTCCACTCACTGAGGTGCCGCTGGCGGACGGTTCGGTGTCGGTGTCGGTGAGCCTTGGTCAGGACGTGACCTGCACGATCACCAACGACGACCAGGCCGCCACGCTCACACTGCTCAAGGAAGTCGTGAACGACAACGGCGGCACGGCCGAGGCGACCGAGTGGACGCTGTCTGCCGAGGGTCCGACGACGATCACGGGTGCGACCGGGACCGAGGCCGTGACCCGCGCGTCGGTGGACGCCGGAGCGTACGACCTCTCGGAGGCCGACGGTCCGGCCGGCTACGACGCTGGCGCCTGGACCTGTGAATGGGCCGGGGAAACGTCGCAGGGGTCCTCGCTGATCTTGGCCAACGGAGAGACGGCCACATGCACGATCACCAACAACGACCAGCCCGCCTCGCTCACGCTGATCAAGGAGGTCGTGAACGACGACGGCGGTACCGCATCGCCCGGCGACTGGACGCTGTCTGCTGATGGGCCGACGCCGATCAGCGGTGCGACCGGCACCGAGGCCGTGACCGACGCAACGGTGGACGCCGGAGCGTACGACCTCACGGAGGCCGACGGACCGACCGGTTACGACGCCGGTGACTGGGTCTGCACGGGGGTTCGTTCGCCCGAGGGCCCGCTGCTCACCGTGCCCAACGGCGCGAACATCACCTGCACGATCACCAATGACGACCGCGCGACGCCCACTCCGCCCACTCCCACTCCCCCCACTCCGCCCGGTCCCATCAGTCCTGACGGGGACACCAACCCGGCCGGCCCGTGGTACGGGAACCTCCCCTCGGCCGGTGGTCCTGCCGGTTGGATCACCGCGGTGGCACTCCTGCTCCTCGCTGCCGGCGCGTACCTGATCGCACGGCGTCGCAGCGAGGACGAGGGACCTGGGAACTGA
- a CDS encoding DUF3817 domain-containing protein, giving the protein MSPRRLFRTVAIAEAITWALLLTGMFLKYVTDTTELGVRIGGMIHGVVFVAYVVTTVVVAIDARWSLKRTALGLLAAIPPFFTIWFDVVSERHGVLPERWRLTTDQPTGALDRIVAWLVRKPVQGVAVGLVAVAVLTGAALLVGPPTS; this is encoded by the coding sequence ATGTCCCCCCGTCGTCTGTTCCGCACGGTCGCCATCGCCGAGGCCATCACCTGGGCCCTGCTGCTGACCGGCATGTTCCTCAAGTACGTCACCGACACCACCGAGCTGGGGGTGCGCATCGGCGGCATGATCCACGGTGTCGTCTTTGTCGCCTACGTCGTGACCACGGTCGTCGTGGCGATCGACGCGCGATGGAGCCTCAAGCGCACCGCGCTGGGTCTGCTGGCCGCGATCCCGCCGTTCTTCACCATCTGGTTCGACGTCGTCAGCGAGCGCCACGGTGTCCTGCCCGAGCGCTGGCGGCTCACCACCGACCAGCCCACCGGCGCGCTCGATCGGATCGTCGCCTGGCTCGTCCGCAAGCCCGTCCAGGGCGTGGCCGTCGGCCTCGTGGCCGTCGCCGTCCTGACCGGTGCCGCCCTGCTCGTCGGACCGCCCACCAGCTGA